A genomic stretch from Telopea speciosissima isolate NSW1024214 ecotype Mountain lineage chromosome 7, Tspe_v1, whole genome shotgun sequence includes:
- the LOC122668466 gene encoding UPF0496 protein At1g20180-like, whose amino-acid sequence MGDFSTEICRCLLALLGFDFSFLVFSGESSREHLNNVSSKLNINEEYKEAFRTKSYIEIWGKVQSQMRRTTEDKLSLSPFPSYKHLSDYLLEPQQEILIDMIGNSNVHLHRLLIDYFECSLEATKICGLLLQSVDQTRADYRRIQSIINPTNRVSDFRNYTDDQCRVIFGELNSFSKGENPLSCSTSPLQFSSIHDRYGLMLDQLMLTHKKIARRAKFISLSKKVAGLSLGIACGALAIAIIVLVVHSIVGLAASPAIFTVCLAGLKKRIKSARMALNSSTLARLGAQLDAAAKGVYILNRDLDTMSRLVMKLHNEIEHSKTIAKMCVKNQKRQMLIEVLRDFKSSESWFLEQLGELEDHVCLCFLTINRARRLVIQEIMVQPLTHIEQPNDSNLNHDEGNDHDDNRLSSLEISSTFQP is encoded by the coding sequence ATGGGTGATTTCTCAACTGAAATATGTAGATGTCTGCTAGcccttttgggttttgatttcagttttttggttttctcaGGTGAGTCTTCAAGGGAACACCTCAATAACGTAAGCAGCAAGTTAAATATAAATGAGGAATATAAGGAAGCTTTCAGAACAAAATCTTACATAGAAATCTGGGGCAAAGTTCAATCCCAGATGAGAAGAACAACTGAAGATAAGCTCTCTTtatctccttttccttcttacAAACACCTCTCTGATTACTTGCTTGAGCCTCAGCAAGAGATCCTAATCGACATGATTGGGAACTCCAATGTCCATCTCCATCGACTCCTAATCGATTACTTCGAATGCAGCTTAGAAGCAACCAAGATATGTGGATTGCTCCTTCAAAGCGTCGATCAAACACGTGCCGATTATCGAAGAATTCAAAGTATCATCAACCCGACAAACAGAGTATCAGACTTCAGAAATTACACAGATGACCAATGCAGAGTCATATTTGGAGAGCTCAATTCATTCTCAAAGGGTGAGAATCCACTCTCATGTTCTACTAGTCCACTACAATTCAGTTCAATCCATGATAGATATGGGTTGATGCTTGATCAACTAATGTTGACACATAAAAAGATTGCTAGGAGAGCAAAATTCATTAGCTTATCCAAGAAAGTTGCAGGATTGAGCCTTGGAATCGCTTGTGGTGCACTTGCAATTGCAATAATAGTCCTTGTGGTGCACAGCATTGTAGGACTTGCAGCTTCACCAGCCATATTCACTGTTTGTTTAGCTGGCTTGAAAAAGAGGATTAAGTCTGCTCGAATGGCGCTTAATTCGAGCACACTTGCCAGGCTTGGTGCACAGCTTGATGCAGCAGCTAAGGGGGTGTATATATTGAATAGGGATCTGGACACTATGAGTAGGCTTGTCATGAAGTTACATAATGAGATAGAGCACAGTAAGACTATTGCCAAGATGTGTGTGAAGAATCAGAAGAGGCAAATGTTGATTGAGGTGCTGAGGGATTTTAAAAGCAGTGAGTCCTGGTTCCTGGAGCAGCTAGGGGAGCTAGAAGATCATGTGTGCTTGTGTTTTCTAACCATCAACAGAGCTAGAAGGCTTGTTATACAGGAAATAATGGTGCAGCCACTGACCCATATAGAGCAACCTAATGATTCCAATCTTAATCATGATGAAGGCAATGATCATGATGATAACAGGTTAAGCAGCTTAGAGATTAGTTCCACGTTTCAACCGTGA